The Kutzneria kofuensis genome includes the window CAGCGGACGGAGACGTCGTTGTCGGTGGCCGAGAACAAGCCGAAGAACACGGCCAGTGAGCTGCTGGCCGACATGATCCGCCGCGCCGGGGAGAGCTGAGGGGCAGGCCGCCGACCAACCGGCCGGCAAGGTCGCATGGCCGACCCCGACCGACTACTTCGCGAACAGCTGGGACTCGTCGCGGAAAGCCTTGAACTCCAAGGCATTGCCGGCCGGGTCGTGCAGGAACATGGTCCACTGCTCCCCCGGCTCGCCCGCGAACCGCTGGTACGGCTCGATCACGAACGTCGTGTCGGCGGCGCGCAGCCGGTCGGCCAACGCGTGGAAGCCGTCGACGGTGAGCACGAGCCCGAAGTGCGGCACCGGCACGTCGTGCCCGTC containing:
- a CDS encoding VOC family protein; the protein is MSTRPAFHLAIPVDDLSRARAFYGGVLGLSEGRSADHWVDWDFHGHQVVTHVVPGARNEAGRNPVDGHDVPVPHFGLVLTVDGFHALADRLRAADTTFVIEPYQRFAGEPGEQWTMFLHDPAGNALEFKAFRDESQLFAK